From the genome of Vicia villosa cultivar HV-30 ecotype Madison, WI linkage group LG2, Vvil1.0, whole genome shotgun sequence, one region includes:
- the LOC131647800 gene encoding uncharacterized protein LOC131647800: protein MCVDYRDLNKASPKDDFPLPHIDMLVDNTAKFNVFSFMDGFSGYNQIKMAPEDMEKTSFITPWGTFCYKVMPFGLKNAGATYQRAMTTLFHDMMHKEIEVYVDDMIAKSSTEEEHIEYLLKLFQRLRKYQLRLNPNKCTFGVRSGKLLGFIVSQRGIEVDPDKVRAIQEMPAPKTEKQVRGFLGRLNYISRFISQMTATCGPIFKLLRKDQGVVWTEDCQKAFDSIKEYLLEPPILIPPVEGRPLIMYLTVLEESMGCMLGQQDETGKKEHAIYYLSKKFTDCESRYSTLEKTCCALAWASKRLRQYMINNTTWLISKMDPIKYVFEKPALTGRIARWQMLLSEYDIEYRAQKAVKGSILADHLAHQPINEYQSLKFDFPDEDVLYLKMKDCDEPLPEEGPDPGSRWGLIFDGAVNAFGNGIGAIIITPKGTHIPFSARLLFDCTNNIAEYEACIMGLEEAIDLRIKILDIYGDSALVINQIKDKWETYHPGLIPYRDYARRLLTFFNKVELHHIPRDQNRMADALATLSSMFKVSHWNDVPKVRITRLERPAYVFATEAVIDDKPWFHDIKRFLQTQEYPLGASNKDKKTLRRLSGSFFLNGDVLYKRNFDMVLLRCVDRHEADMLMHEVHEGSFGTHSNGHAMSKKILKAGYYWLTMESDCYKHVKRCHKCQIYADKIHVPPTLLNVLSSPWPFSMWGIDMIGMIEPKASNGHRFILVAIDYFTKWVEAASYANVTRQVVVRFIKNNIICRYGVPSKIITDNGSNLNNKMMKELCEEFKIEHHNSSPYRPKMNGAVEAANKNIKKIVQKMVVTYKDWHEMLPFALHGYRTSVRTSTGATPFSLVYGMEAVLPVEVEIPSMRVLMETKLSEAEWCQSRYDQLNLIEEKRMTALCHGQLYQARMKQAFNKKVRPREFQEGDLVLKKILSFQPDSRGKWSPNYEGPYVVKRTFSGGAMILTTMDGDELPHPVNADAVKKYFV, encoded by the coding sequence atgtgtgttgactaccgtgacttgaacaaggccagtccaaaagatgattttccattaccacatatcgacatgctggttgataacactgctaaattcaacgtcttttccttcatggacggtttctccggttataatcagattaagatggctcctgaagacatggagaagacatcttttatcaccccatggggtactttttgctacaaagtgatgccgtttggattgaagaatgcaggcgcaacttaccaaagggcaatgactactctcttccatgacatgatgcataaagaaattgaagtttatgtggacgacatgatagccaagtccagcacagaagaagaacatattgaataccttttgaagttgtttcaacgactaaggaaatatcagcttcgcttgaatcctaacaaatgtacttttggggttagatctggaaaactcttgggtttcattgtcagccaaagaggtattgaagtagatcccgacaaagtcagagctattcaagagatgcctgcaccaaaaactgaaaagcaagtaagaggatttcttggacgattgaactatatctccagatttatctctcagatgactgctacttgtgggccaattttcaagcttctccgcaaagatcaaggggttgtatggactgaagattgccagaaagcgttcgacagtatcaaggagtacctgttagaaccaccaatattgattcctccagttgaaggaagaccattaatcatgtaccttactgtgttggaagaatccatgggttgtatgcttggacagcaagatgaaaccggtaagaaggagcatgccatctattacctaagtaagaaattcacagactgtgagtctcgttactccacgctcgaaaaaacgtgttgtgctttggcttgggcttcaaaacgtcttcgccagtacatgatcaacaataccacttggttaatctccaaaatggatccgatcaagtatgtctttgaaaagcctgccttaacaggaaggattgcccggtggcaaatgctgttatccgaatatgacattgaataccgtgctcaaaaagcggtcaaaggaagcattcttgccgatcatttggcgcatcaaccaattaatgaatatcaatctctcaagtttgacttccctgatgaagatgtcttgtacttgaagatgaaagattgtgacgaaccattacctgaagaaggtcctgatcctggatcaagatggggcctaatttttgatggagcagtaaacgcttttggcaatggaattggggcaatcatcatcactcccaagggtactcatatcccgttctctgccagattactatttgattgtaccaacaatatcgcagaatatgaagcttgtatcatgggtctcgaagaagccattgacttaaggatcaagatcctcgacatatatggagattcagccctcgtgatcaaccaaatcaaagacaagtgggaaacttaccaccctggcttgattccttacagagattatgcaagacgtctgttgactttcttcaacaaggttgaattgcatcatatacctcgagatcagaatcgaatggcagacgccttggctactctatcttccatgttcaaagtcagtcactggaacgatgtgcctaaagtcagaattacgcgccttgaaaggcccgcctatgtgtttgcaactgaagcagtcatcgatgataaaccatggttccacgacatcaagcgcttccttcaaactcaagagtacccgcttggggcatcaaacaaagataagaaaactctaaggagactttctggcagtttcttcctgaatggagatgtgctatacaaaagaaacttcgacatggttttgctcagatgcgtggatagacacgaagcagacatgttaatgcatgaagtgcatgaagggtcctttggaactcattcaaatgggcatgcaatgtccaagaagatcttaaaagcaggatactattggttgacaatggaatctgactgttataaacacgtgaagagatgtcacaagtgccagatctacgcagataagatccatgtaccaccgactctactcaacgttctctcatctccatggcctttctccatgtggggtatcgacatgattggaatgatcgaaccgaaagcttcaaacggtcatcgtttcatcttggtagccattgattacttcaccaaatgggtcgaagcagcatcttacgccaatgttacaagacaagtggttgtgaggtttatcaagaataacatcatttgccgatatggtgttcccagcaagatcattactgacaatggttcaaacttgaataacaagatgatgaaagaattatgtgaggaattcaagattgagcatcataactcttctccttacagaccaaaaatgaacggcgcagttgaggctgctaacaagaacattaagaagatcgtccagaaaatggtcgtcacttacaaagactggcatgaaatgctgccatttgctttacatggataccgtacttcagtgcgtacttcaacaggggcaactcccttttctctagtatacggcatggaagctgtgctccccgtagaagttgaaatcccatcaatgagagtcctcatggaaactaagttatcagaggctgaatggtgtcaaagcagatacgatcagttgaacttaatcgaagaaaaacgtatgactgctctttgccatggacagttataccaagcaaggatgaaacaagcttttaacaaaaaggttcgacctcgtgaatttcaagaaggcgacctcgtgcttaaaaagatcttgtcttttcaaccagattctaggggcaaatggtctcctaattatgaaggcccgtatgttgtcaaaagaacattttctggcggcgccatgattcttacaaccatggatggtgatgaactcccacatcctgtgaatgctgatgcagtcaagaaatactttgtctaa
- the LOC131647801 gene encoding AAA-ATPase At3g50940-like, whose amino-acid sequence MNFDTKSLVSAMAKFDSKPFVSAMASIVLMRTITNELIPHELLHFFQSGIHHLTRHFAAQFTIVIEEFQGMARNQVFDAAQAYLGTKATVKAERVKVSKSDDRKDLSFNLDRNEEVSDVYEGVSVKWKLVCIQVDSSRIQHSDHESSSVSEIRSYELTFHKKHKNKIFDSYLPYVMEVAQQIKQGDMAIKIHSNESYRWCHEPVKFNHPMSFDTLAIDEKLRSEIVKDLDKFVKAREFYRRTGKAWKRGYLLYGPPGTGKSSLIAAMANYLNYDIYDLDLTSIRDNKYLKELVLSMSNRSILVIEDIDCTINLQNREEDKEVVNNGYNSVTLSGLLNAVDGLWSCCSEEHIIVFTTNHKERLDPALLRPGRMDKQIHLSYCNFFAFKQLAVNYLCITEHELYEKIEELLGQVKVTPAEIGEVLTKDADATECLQDLINFLQDKKMIKEETNMKEENVVI is encoded by the exons ATGAATTTCGATACCAAGTCACTTGTATCTGCAATGGCAAAGTTTGATTCCAAGCCATTTGTATCTGCAATGGCTTCAATTGTGTTAATGCGAACCATCACCAATGAACTCATTCCTCATGAGCTTCTTCACTTTTTTCAATCTGGAATTCATCATCTTACTCGGCATTTCGCCGCGCAATTCACGATAGTCATTGAAGAATTTCAAGGGATGGCAAGAAACCAAGTGTTTGATGCTGCACAAGCCTACCTTGGAACAAAAGCTACTGTCAAAGCTGAAAGAGTAAAAGTCAGTAAATCTGATGATCGTAAAGATCTTTCATTCAATCTTGATAGGAATGAAGAAGTGAGTGATGTTTATGAAGGTGTTAGTGTAAAGTGGAAACTAGTTTGCATACAAGTCGATTCTTCTCGAATTCAACATTCCGATCACGAGTCATCGTCCGTGTCAGAAATAAGATCCTATGAACTAACTTTTCACAAGAAACACAAGAACAAGATCTTTGATTCGTATTTGCCTTATGTAATGGAGGTAGCTCAACAGATTAAACAAGGAGACATGGCGATAAAGATTCACTCGAATGAATCTTATCGCTGGTGTCATGAACCTGTTAAGTTCAACCATCCAATGAGTTTCGATACTCTTGCAATCGATGAAAAGCTTCGAAGCGAAATTGTGAAGGATTTGGACAAATTTGTGAAGGCTAGAGAGTTTTATAGAAGAACTGGGAAGGCTTGGAAACGCGGTTACTTGTTGTATGGTCCTCCTGGTACTGGAAAGTCTAGCTTGATTGCAGCCATGGCTAACTATCTCAACTATGATATCTATGACTTGGATCTCACTTCTATAAGAGATAATAAGTACTTGAAGGAACTAGTTCTTAGCATGTCTAATCGTTCTATACTCGTGATTGAGGATATAGATTGCACTATAAATCTGCAGAACCGAGAAGAAGATAAAGAAGTGGTTAATAATGGATACAATTCG GTGACACTTTCGGGACTACTGAATGCTGTAGATGGTCTTTGGTCATGCTGTTCAGAGGAACACATAATTGTTTTCACAACTAATCACAAAGAAAGACTTGATCCTGCTTTGTTAAGGCCTGGTAGAATGGACAAGCAAATTCACTTGTCATATTGCAACTTTTTTGCTTTTAAGCAATTGGCAGTGAACTATCTTTGCATTACTGAACATGAACTATACGAAAAGATTGAAGAACTTTTAGGACAAGTGAAAGTTACTCCAGCTGAAATTGGAGAGGTGCTAACAAAGGATGCTGATGCTACAGAATGCTTACAAGACCTTAtcaatttccttcaagacaaGAAAATGATCAAGGAAGAGACTAATATGAAAGAAGAAAATGTTGTAATATAA
- the LOC131647802 gene encoding AAA-ATPase At3g50940-like: MKFDTKPLVSAMASIMVMRTIKNELIPHEFLSIFQSGLDHLSRRFSAQFTIVIEEFQGMARNQVFEAAEIYLGTKAATVSAERVKVSKSEEHKKLSFNIDRNAEVDDVFEGVSVKWKLICIQVDSSRIRHYDNDSSAVAEIRSYELTFHKKHKNKVFNSYLPYVMEIADKIKQGNMAIKIHSNEYNYWSRDVKFNHPMSFDTLAIDEKLQREIVNDLDKFVKARDFYRRTGKAWKRGYLLYGPPGTGKSSLIAAMSNYLHYDIYDLDLTVVGDNRSLKQLILGMSNRSILVIEDIDCTIKLQNREEGEEASNNGHDKVTLSGLLNATDGLWSCCSEEHIIIFTTNHKERLDPALLRPGRMDKQIHLSYCNFSAFKQLAMNYLCISEHELYEKIEELLGQVNATPAEIGEVLTKDADATECLQDLINFLQKKKMIQEEGKNEANVKEE; the protein is encoded by the exons ATGAAGTTTGATACCAAGCCACTTGTGTCTGCAATGGCCTCAATTATGGTAATGCGTACCATAAAAAACGAACTCATTCCTCATGAGTTCCTTAGCATTTTTCAATCTGGACTTGATCATCTTTCTCGTCGATTTTCGGCGCAATTCACCATAGTCATTGAAGAATTTCAAGGGATGGCAAGAAATCAAGTTTTTGAGGCTGCAGAAATCTACCTTGGAACTAAAGCAGCAACTGTCTCAGCAGAGAGAGTTAAGGTAAGTAAATCTGAGGAACATAAAAAGCTTTCATTCAATATTGATAGAAATGCAGAAGTGGATGATGTTTTTGAAGGTGTTAGTGTAAAGTGGAAACTAATCTGCATACAAGTCGACTCGTCGCGGATACGTCATTACGATAATGACTCCTCGGCCGTGGCCGAAATAAGATCCTACGAGCTAACTTTTCACAAGAAACACAAGAACAAGGTTTTCAATTCATATTTGCCATATGTAATGGAGATAGCAGATAAGATTAAACAAGGAAACATGGCAATCAAGATTCACTCAAACGAATATAATTATTGGAGCCGCGATGTCAAGTTCAACCATCCAATGAGTTTCGATACTCTTGCCATTGATGAAAAGCTTCAAAGGGAAATTGTGAATGATTTGGACAAATTTGTGAAGGCTAGAGACTTTTATAGAAGAACTGGGAAAGCTTGGAAACGCGGTTACTTGTTGTATGGTCCTCCTGGAACCGGAAAGTCTAGTTTGATTGCTGCCATGTCTAATTATCTCCACTATGATATCTATGACTTGGATCTCACTGTTGTAGGCGATAATAGGAGCTTGAAGCAACTGATTCTTGGCATGTCGAATCGTTCTATACTTGTGATAGAAGATATTGATTGCACTATTAAACTGCAGAACCGAGAAGAAGGCGAGGAAGCCTCTAATAATGGACACGATAAG GTGACACTATCAGGACTATTGAATGCGACAGATGGTCTTTGGTCATGTTGTAGCGAGGAACACATAATTATTTTCACAACAAATCACAAAGAAAGACTTGATCCTGCCTTGTTAAGGCCTGGTAGAATGGACAAGCAGATTCATTTGTCGTATTGCAACTTTTCTGCTTTCAAGCAATTGGCAATGAACTATCTTTGCATTAGTGAACATGAACTATATGAAAAGATTGAAGAACTTTTAGGACAAGTGAACGCTACTCCAGCTGAAATTGGGGAAGTCCTAACAAAGGATGCTGATGCTACAGAATGCTTACAAGACCTtattaatttccttcaaaagaagaaaatgatCCAGGAAGAGGGTAAGAATGAAGCAAATGTCAAAGAAGAATAA
- the LOC131650991 gene encoding AAA-ATPase At3g50940-like: MTEIRKMFDTKALVPAITSIVLMRTITNELIPHELLHFIQLGIHHLFRQFSGQFTVVIEEFQGMARNQVFEAAETYLGTKATVSVDRVKVSKSEDHKNLSFNIDRNEEVSDVFEGVSVKWKLVCISVDPSRIRHYDHDSSSIAEIRSYELTFHKKQKNKIFDSYLPYVMEVAQQIKQGDMAIKIHSNESYRWRREPVKFNHPMSFNTLAIDEKLQREIVKDLDKFVKAREFYRRTGKAWKRGYLLYGPPGSGGGRV, encoded by the coding sequence ATGACTGAAATCAGGAAAATGTTTGATACCAAAGCTCTTGTACCTGCAATAACCTCAATTGTGCTAATGCGGACTATCACAAATGAACTCATTCCTCATGAGCTTCTACATTTTATTCAATTAGGAATTCATCATCTTTTTCGTCAATTTTCCGGGCAATTTACGGTAGTCATTGAAGAATTTCAAGGGATGGCAAGAAACCAAGTTTTTGAGGCTGCGGAAACCTACCTAGGAACTAAAGCAACTGTCTCAGTAGATAGAGTTAAAGTAAGCAAATCTGAGGATCATAAAAATCTTTCATTCAATATTGATAGAAATGAAGAAGTTAGTGATGTTTTTGAAGGTGTTAGTGTAAAGTGGAAACTAGTTTGCATATCGGTGGACCCCTCGAGGATTCGACATTACGATCATGACTCCTCATCTATCGCAGAAATAAGATCCTATGAACTAACTTTTCACAAGAAACAAAAAAACAAGATCTTCGATTCGTATTTGCCTTATGTAATGGAGGTAGCTCAACAGATTAAACAAGGAGACATGGCGATAAAGATTCACTCGAATGAATCTTATCGCTGGCGTCGTGAACCTGTTAAGTTCAACCATCCAATGAGTTTCAACACTCTTGCAATTGATGAAAAGCTCCAAAGGGAAATTGTGAAGGATTTGGACAAATTTGTGAAGGCTAGAGAGTTTTATAGAAGAACTGGGAAAGCTTGGAAACGCGGTTACTTGTTGTATGGTCCTCCTGGCAGTGGCGGAGGGAGAGTATAA
- the LOC131650992 gene encoding AAA-ATPase At3g50940-like → MANYLHYDIYDLDLTIIRDNKYLKELILSMSNRSILVIEDIDCTINLQNREEDEEVVNNGYNEVTLSGLLNATDGLWSCCGEEHIIVFTTNHKERLDPALLRPGRMDKQIHLSYCNFYAFKQLAVNYLCISEHELYEKIEELLGQVKVTPAEIGEVLTKDADATECLQDLIKFLQDKKTFKEDSNMKTENCKV, encoded by the coding sequence ATGGCTAACTATCTCCACTATGATATCTATGACTTGGATCTCACTATTATAAGAGATAATAAATACTTGAAGGAACTAATTCTTAGCATGTCCAATCGTTCTATACTCGTGATTGAGGATATTGATTGCACTATAAATCTGCAGAACcgagaagaagacgaagaagtgGTTAATAATGGATACAACGAGGTTACACTTTCAGGATTGTTGAATGCGACAGATGGTCTTTGGTCGTGTTGTGGAGAGGAACACATAATTGTTTTCACAACAAATCACAAAGAAAGACTTGATCCTGCTCTGCTAAGACCTGGTAGAATGGACAAGCAAATTCACTTGTCATATTGCAACTTTTATGCATTTAAGCAATTGGCAGTGAACTATCTTTGCATTAGCGAACATGAACTGTACGAAAAGATTGAAGAACTTTTAGGACAAGTGAAGGTTACTCCAGCTGAAATTGGAGAAGTCCTAACAAAGGATGCTGATGCTACAGAATGCCTACAAGACCTTATCAAGTTCCTCCAAGACAAGAAAACCTTCAAGGAAGATAGTAATATGAAAACAGAAAACTGTAAAGTATAG